GATCAGGAAGACAATTCTGCATGTACAAGATGTTAGAGAAAGGTAATTCAAAAGAAAAGATAGCAGATTGAGGTAAGACAAGACTCTAAGGTgtaaggaaagagagagacagagacacagcaaAGGACAATGTTTCAGAAGAGACAGAGGTACACAGATAGCGGTGTATATTTTACTCACGACAGTCTCCTCCAGACCCTTCAAGTCCTGTTTAGTCTGCTCATGGCGCTCATGCAGGAATCTGACAGAAACAGCAAAACCATCATTACAAATAAGACaatatttctgtgtatttcaGGACAATTTAATATCAATGGGTTCTTTTGAGTGCCCTCTGCTGGAATTTAAAAGAAGAGACAGTGGACTGTATTAATTCTATACTCTAATGTTTCTAAGTTCTCCATtgaaataatcacaaaaatgtTGTAAACCACTGTATGCTGACCCATCCCACACATGCAGTACTTTATACTCAGACCTTTGTTTCAACcacactgagtagggagaaagtGGACCTCAACAACACTTACGAGAGCTCCTCCAGACGCTCACTCTTAGTGTTGTCCTGACTCTTCAGGCGTTCAAAGTCGGCGCGAACATGAGccagctccagctccagctTGGAGTTACGACTGGAGGTGGGAAACAACAGCGCACATGTtcgaaaggaaaaagagaaaaggaagagTTGAATGAACAGCAATCCTGTTTTATTCCACAGATAATAGTTGGTAAACCTTTGTGTCTGCAGTATGAAAACATTTATGTcatattgttatatatattgttattataaaaataGCATACAACAATTAATAATGTTAAATGATCAAATCTATGGTATCTATGTGAAAATAGAAATAACTAATTAAGATGGTCACAGACTCAGTGAGCTCGTCAATGATCCTCTGCTTCTCGTTGATCTCATCCCGCAGGCGGGCCAGCTGCTTGTGATGGAGGCCACGGTGAGACTCCTGCTGACGGGAAACCTTCTGCAAATCAAAAGAGCAAAAGGCACAATGTCTTCAGTGATGCTGGCTTTAGCAGGGAAAACtagaatataaataataattattaatttaaaaaaataaaaagccacaTAATATAGGATTTTAGGTTATTTTTAGGAATAAGGTATTCTGCTAAAATTACAGAAAAAAGAGGTAATCAGATAACTGATACATTTAGTAAAAATGGGGATTATTAGCAATATTACAATTCAAATATACGGTATAACACCATGCACATGCGCACACATTACAACATTTATGAGTCTCACAACACCACTCTGGTCTTGAGTGAAACCATAGCTAACAGTTGCCAATGTTAATGTTattttgtaaataaagcagaaaagggGAACAGCATTACAGTACAGTGTAAGTTATTCCCATATTTGGCATTGAGGGACTCCAAAAAAGTAATGGAAAGTAATCAAGTAGTGTTGctataatattgtgatattgggATTAGGTTACTGACCACATTTTTTACAATAGATAATAAGTAATTGTAttggaatacatttttaaagtaacCCTCATAAACCCTGTGTAGCACCCTACAGGAACTAAAATATAGGCATGAAATGGCACAAAGGAGTTACATCTGAACAATAAGTACCTTGCTTGTATTATATTCTGGGGGGACAGGATGCCTGTGTCACAATTTCAATTAATTAAGTCAAAATCAGTAAATCAGTTAACTAAGGTTTTAGGCTGggcactaaaataaaaaaaattgccttTTAACATTACTTACCTTCACATTTCCATCCTCAGTCTCACccttctctccatccttctcctCAAGCAAGGAGTTATCtgtaagaagaaaaagagaaataaagcaTTCACCACAGCGCAACAACCTATTAACAGTCCTATTTCCTTTTGCTTGAACATTAATTCTGTAGTTAatattttgtgtatgtgtacacgTGCGGTGTGCAGGTTACCCTGGTCTTGCAGCTTGGCCAGCTCTTCGCTCAGGGAGTCGTGGCTCTCCTCCAGCAGCCGCTTCTTCTGCTCCACACTCTGCATGTACTCTGTCAGGGAGCGAATCTTAGCTTCATGCTGTACGAACacaaacaaacgcacacacaggacataaaaaataaaaaagtcataaaaacccagccacaacaaacaacaaacaatatTTGATTAATTCAGGCAGGCTTTCCTCCACTCCATCTCTTCCCCTCCCATCCtgtccctctccctccatccctcacCTGGGAGATGAGGAGCTGGCATGAGGAGAGCTCCCTCCCAGTTTCCTCCATCTTGCGGTGGCACTCCAGCTGCATGTTCTCCAGCTGGCGGCAGCGCTTCACCATGCTCTTCACCTCAGACTTGATCTTGCTGATGTAGAGGCGAGCCACCGTGAACTCTTCTTCGATCGCGCCGCTAATCTCCACCGGCTGAGGATTGTAGAAAAGTGGTGATTATTTTCTCTTCCACGCTTTCTTCTCCAGTCGGGACTAACAAGAAACTCAACTCAACACACTCTATATAGTGTACCTACAGTATATGTGCAGTACATTTAAACCTCTTTTAACACTTAGAGCCAACTCACCAGCTTGATCTCCCCGTTGCCCACGATGGTGCTGAACTCACTGAGGTCCCTCATCAGACCGTTGAGGACGTCAGCAATGCGTTTCCTCTGCTGCCCGCTCACTTCCTGCATACGAGACAGCTCTGCCTCCAGCTCCATCAGACTGGCCtgtaagagaaaaagagaggctcAGTCAGGACCAGAGAAGCAATACCAGTTTCCAACAGAAAGCACCCAGAGACCACATGTCACCAGAAAAAACGTTTATGGTACATCTAGATCGAGAAACCAGGATATCTCTtcatatgtaaaatatataaaagtaaGGTTATCCCAAATAGGACAGAGGCACTGTTGTAGTTTCAAGCTTTTGGTTTTAGTCACAACTGTTGGGTGATGGAGGCCATAGTTTTTGGAGAATATCTAAAACCTGTCCCCGAACATAAAGGCTTTCATATGAGGTTGGATTGTGCAAGATTTCATCTCAAATGATTAGGGTGCTAGCTTCAACTATAGGTCCTTTAAATGTGACTGCACAATTCTAAGGTGTTATGGCAGTTAAGCCACATGTAGAAGAAATTGACAACCATCTGAGAAACAGTACTGCATTGCAAAaatccatttattttttcaatccTCTACAGCTAAgcctaatgtaatgtaaaaagtcTCTAACACTTCCCCTCCAGTACTTGACTGTCCTATAATTCCTGCATCATTTATTATTATAGTTCACTGCTACAAGTGCTTGTCTCTTTAGTGCAGCAAGGAAGCAAGCATCCTTCTGCTTCAGCTCCTGTCTCTGATTTTGGCTCTCCGTCAGTCAATCTCACATTTATACCATTTCTCTTCAAACGTACCATTTTCTGGGACAGTTGgtcagccagcagctggttctGCAGGCCTTTCTCCTCCACCTCCTGGCTCTTCTGGTCGTAGTTGATGGCAAGCTCCTCCAGAGCCTGCAGCACCTCCTTCACCTCAGCCTTGGCGCAGTCGCTCTCCACCTGAAGCCTGCCGAGTTCAGCCTGGACCTTGTCCCCATCGCCCTTGGATGAGGCTAAGAGCTGGGGGGGGGAAGAAAACACAGGGAGACATGTCTTCAGTTAAGTCATTTTCCCCATTCCTCAATTCTTCAGAGGCTGTTTCAACGCTGACGCTCGGTTTTAAGATTACGTTTAGAATTAGTAAGTACcctctgtgtgtgcatacagtgtgtattgtaatgggaaaattacatttaagcacaattccttatatttttatgtttaattcgtactttaattctctcacaaatgctgaaagagtctatctcattcccacatgcagattttgattctaactttgtgagacatgcagtctggaacattatgtgagcactgttagcctgaaccgataaaggtacaaggtcaccctaaaactatctcatgttttcccatgccagttaagatgtaactggggggtgaaagtcgtacagggaggaggaggtgagatgactccaagatgtctcttgtattcctctgattgtcttcatgtgtatcagattgcctgtcaaaattgtagcgtcataataatccaagtgcgtatgtgctgtcactctgaagatgcatataagcctagtgttcttgttcactcatttgagaaactgactccacactgggctgcggccttttgtgaaatcatgttgatcctatttgcaaatatatcttttttaataaaatacaaaaacccaacttggttttagtctcagtctgtcttatttgtttcaatttactaaactctgaaaactctCCCCCCTGCTacaaaggaaacttccataacagtatgtgtttgtgtatactgACCTCATCCTGGTCCAGCATCTGCTGCTTCAGTTTCTCCACCAACTGGCACTGCAGGTTGATCTCATCATCCTGCAGAAACACGATTTTATCATGCTTGTTTGAATGAATATATGTGACACTGAAAACTTTATAGGGTTTCATCTACTTTGTCCATGATTGTTTTATATCTATAAACCCTTACTTAAATTTCAATCTATAAGATGTCGCAAATGTTACTGTACACACTAGCGAGAAAGAAACTTATAAATGAgatttataaaaacaattacatttacatttacacttAGGTGGAATTAAAGTGGAGCAAAAGTAAGCAAGTTTACTAATGTACAGACAAAAAGTGTCTTTTGTAATTAGTATGTTGATGTTTGGACCTTATCATCCAGCTGCTTGTAGAGCTTGCGTATCTCCTCCTCGTACTTCTGCCGCTCCTCCTCGGAAATGCGAACCACAATGGAGGAGGTGTCGTTGTCCAAAATGGGACGCTCCTCCACGGTCTCAAAACGGGTCACCACGTCTGCCGTGGTCTGCTCCGTCTCAGGCACCTCCTCTCCTGAAGGAAAGGGATGAAGGGacaaagaggacagagaaacaaAGAAATTAGCATAAGACGGTTCTGTCAGCACAGAAGAGTTGAAGTTATGCAGCTGAAAAGTTAGTCAGAAAACACTTCATGCGTCTCACCATTTCTCCAGCGGTTGAGCTCAATCTCCAGCTTCTGGACGGTTTCCTTCAGAGTCTTgttcttctccttctctttctcgtACTTCCTCTTCCACTGCTCCGCCGTCAGCTCCAGGTTGATGGAGGCGGTGTTCCTGATGGTCTTGGCGCTGTGACAGGGGacgacaaagacagagagacacaaatggaaaaaatgtgaaaaaatgtgagtcatctttttaagttttaaattaAGGAAAGGACTAATGATCAGTGTTTGTGTTCAATTAACAATTCTACTGGATAAAATGCCCAAAATTCAGCTTTATGTTGGTCGTGTAGTTTTAAAGTCACCTGATAAGTAGGAGAGGAAACTATTGTAAAGAAATAAGAATATAACACAGCTAATGTCtgattttctttaaattaaaaattaaaagaagCCCCTTCTGAGATAAAGGGTCAAGTCATCTGAACACAATGTCCAGTGGTATAGTCCAGTTCCTGTCAGGATagtataaataaatagaaatgtaCATCAGGTACATTTCTATTTTTGAGACATTTCTTCAGCCTTCTGACTCAAAAACACATTAATACCTCCCTGGTGAAATAACATAATttcctttaaataaatataagtgCAATATAGTCAAATGGGCATTGTCAGTTAGCTTCTGTGTCTGCCTTGTTTGGATTTTAAGTCACGCCCAAAATAATTCATTGCCTTCCTTATGTAAATTATAATAAGTTTGGGTTCTTGCTGAGAAACATTGCAGCATGTTAATAAACTGTTAGACTGAGTTCAATTTtcatgtatatattgtatactaAAGTTTCTTTCCAAAGCTGCATTGGCTGTATCCACAAATGTATCTACCGTTGTCCAAACATTAGAGTGGATTTGGTCTCGGCATCGTTGTAGctggagggagagcagcagatGAACATGGTGGTGCGACAGTTCCCACCGAGGGAGTCCTGCAGGATGCGGGTCATTTTGCTGTCACGGTACGGTACGTGACTTTTCTGAagaagagggaaagaaaggagaaggaaaaaaaggaggGGAAAAGATCCAGATCCAGAGACAATTTGAAACTAAAAGCATGAGAGGAAGGCAGGAGATACATTTCATTTGCTTCCTGATTTTGGGCTTATGTGTGATTCATCAGCAGATTATATTCAGCAAAAATTTACACTTTCCCATTCAACTTGATTTCTCAAACAAATCCCATAACTCCTGTCAAAAGTTTCAGATTTATTGTGCCGCATCCAACTAATCTTATAATTGGCAGGGATACTTTTGGCATTTGACAGCCAAACCTGTTGAGTTGGCAGAATGGAAAGAAGGGTGCAGGTACTGGGCAGGATGCATTTCATAAACAAATTGACAGGAGGGACAGATTTGAAATGAGAGAGGAGAGCTATCTGCAACAGTCTCAGAACTTGGAGATAAACAGGACACTTCCAGTTGTAGAAAGACACGTTTTAAAAAACacgttttaatttattttaagtcCCCAAATTGTAGAAAGACacgttttaatttattttaagtcCCCAAATTCTACAACAGAAGTAAGCTTCAGTTGGGGAAAAGGTACATATGTTTCACTTAacttaaatgttaaaatactACTTTACATCAGCTCCTTAAATATCTCACACATTGATTAAACACTGTGATACAGTATACTCCAAAATAGCAAACCAAGACCAAAACATATTGTAAGCACTACCACATTTTGACACTTTATGGTGATTTATTAGCTGATCTACaaagtattttaatttttttttccccttttttttttttgtgaactttttttttttttttttttgggggagacagcccttatttttttttttagcgtcTATACAAATAGAGGTAAGTAGGGTGAAAATAGCTCACCGTGCCCTCAGCCAACGCGGAGATGACATTTCCCAGAGCAGAAAGAGATTTGTTGATGTTTTTAGCCTCATCCAGGACGGCTCCTGCAGCTCCAGTCTTACTGACCTGGAATAAAGAAAAAGAGTGAAGTAAAATATTAATGATGAACTGCTGCAGAAAAACATAGAaagtaattaatttaatttgaagCAGCTGAATTGCATGTTGGAAATTGCTGATTTATAAACAATATTTTCCTCAGGGTGTCTCCTACCTTCTCACTGCCAGCCAGATCCACCAGGTACAGCTTTCCACACAGCTTCTGCTCAGTCTCCACATGCTCCTGCTTAATGTTGATCAGGAAGATGCTGTGGCTGCGAGAACTGTGCTCGTTCATGTCTGCACAAAGACAAAACCAACATAACAGTTGGGTAGAACAAAAAGCATAGAGGTTTCGTTGCAGtcttagaacttttattgttaAAATTGATGTTTAAAACCATTTTCAGAGACACATACGTACAGGAAAACACAGTAGTTTCACAATAGAAAAAACAGACTACAACTAGATATGTGTAATAATGGAGATTTACAAACATGTAAACCTTGttttacaaaacatacaaaCTATTATTTGCATGCCTCTCTCCTACCAGCAGTTCTTACCAATCACCTTAATGCAGTGAAACTATTAacagattaatttaataataatgtatctgTGCATTTAAAATCTTCCgtgtctttttttgtcaacGAGAACAAGTCATCTCTGCAGCAGAATGATATCATTATTTCACAGAGTGCAGATAACAAGCAGCATGGATCGAAATGCTGCGCTTCATCAGACAGTAAGTAAGTTCAGGTTTCTCTGCAGACCATATATCTGAGGGCATCAGCTCAGTGGCTGCAGAGTGTCGCCCCATTACTCTGCTATCAGCACACCGCTCTGCAGCACCGTGAGTCAGCAGGCATCAACCAGGAAACAAAGAAGACTGCTGGTGAACACATTGGATCCACTTCTGCTCACAATCAGTTGATTTTCAAAGCTAGACTGTTGTAGGATTTGATTGTTTGTGAAAGGTTTGTCTTATTTCTGCTCTACTGAGCACACTTTCTTTTGAGTAAATagtatataggctacattacattacatacaagTATGAGCAAATAAATTACATGTAAGTAaatatttcttattttctttttttaaggagAGGAAATCTATTTAATTTGTCACAAAGAAGAAATGTGTCTTAGCCTCCATTATCTCCCACACAAGAACGTAAAATCCATAAAATACCCACACAATCCTCTAGCTCAAACAAATCCATGCATGCCTGTTATATAACCCCGTTACAATGACGATGTTTATTTATAGTCGTAACACACAAAGATGCATTAGTGATTTTGAATGCACCAAGGGACTTTGTATCTTCTGCCAGAGCACAAGCTGCAGCTCAGTGTGAAGAGTAAGAGTTGGGTCACAGATCATAGATAAACTGAATGAATGGATGATTTAAAACACCGTCACTGGTGATTCATTTCTCTGGCTTATTACCTGCATGCTGAGACTATGGGATTATCATTGTCATGAAGCTACACTGCAGTGATTCAGTTTCAGGTGATTAAGGACTCAAACTGACAAGTAGGAATGTTAATGCACAAATGTTCCTACAGATATGACACGATGGCTGAAACGTACCAGATAAATAGTATTTGATGACTCTACAGTTAAATTAACTCCACAATATGCTGTGTTGATTTATGTGGTGTTTCTGGTTAACAATATACTAGTTTAAGTTTTACAGAGGACATCTCCTTGTTCTGGAAGTTTCTggattaatataataatatgaaCTCGTCTTTGTTTGCATTAACTGAGTATTTCATTACAACGAGATAACCATGCACTTAGAAAAGTGTTTTTATCCCTAAATCATAAGGGTTTTTAGCACTGTAACGTATTGTGGGTCattcaatgtattttttgtaatgCATTCAAAAGGATCTTCTTGTATGAATGCATGTAAAGAGAAGTCCAAGTCAATCACTTTGCAGAAAAGGGCAAAATCAAATCACTGATTTCTTGAAAATGTCACAGAAAGTCTGACACACGAAAGACTGAGGCACAAAATGCCTTAAGTCTGAAGAAAAGAGAACTGAACAGGTTGAGATTTATTACAGTGAGGCTGTCCTGGTGTTTTTGTTGAGCACTGAATCCCAAAGCTCTTCCGGGCACACTCTTTTCACTTCAGTCGACTTTAGCAATGTGAGTCAGCACAAGAATGAATGGATATGGTGTAATGGCTTGTTGTTTGGATAGTTCTCCAAGGACTTGCTTCATTGTATTTTTGAAATAGCTCCACTGCAATACAAAAACTGTCTTATCAGTAGTA
This genomic interval from Perca fluviatilis chromosome 5, GENO_Pfluv_1.0, whole genome shotgun sequence contains the following:
- the kif5aa gene encoding kinesin family member 5Aa isoform X5; translation: MADIPAECNIKVLCRFRPLNQSEILRGDQFIPKFQSDDTVVVGGKSYVFDRVFPTNTTQEQVYNTCAKQIVKDVLGGYNGTIFAYGQTSSGKTHTMEGKLHDPHQMGIIPRIAEDIFNHIFAMDENLEFHIKVSYFEIYMDKIRDLLDVTKTNLSVHEDKNRVPYVKGCTERFVSSPDEVMDVIDEGKAARHVAVTNMNEHSSRSHSIFLINIKQEHVETEQKLCGKLYLVDLAGSEKVSKTGAAGAVLDEAKNINKSLSALGNVISALAEGTKSHVPYRDSKMTRILQDSLGGNCRTTMFICCSPSSYNDAETKSTLMFGQRAKTIRNTASINLELTAEQWKRKYEKEKEKNKTLKETVQKLEIELNRWRNGEEVPETEQTTADVVTRFETVEERPILDNDTSSIVVRISEEERQKYEEEIRKLYKQLDDKDDEINLQCQLVEKLKQQMLDQDELLASSKGDGDKVQAELGRLQVESDCAKAEVKEVLQALEELAINYDQKSQEVEEKGLQNQLLADQLSQKMASLMELEAELSRMQEVSGQQRKRIADVLNGLMRDLSEFSTIVGNGEIKLPVEISGAIEEEFTVARLYISKIKSEVKSMVKRCRQLENMQLECHRKMEETGRELSSCQLLISQHEAKIRSLTEYMQSVEQKKRLLEESHDSLSEELAKLQDQDNSLLEEKDGEKGETEDGNVKKVSRQQESHRGLHHKQLARLRDEINEKQRIIDELTDRNSKLELELAHVRADFERLKSQDNTKSERLEELSFLHERHEQTKQDLKGLEETVARELQTLHNLRKLFVQDLTSRVKKSSEMEPDDSGGSCTQKQKISFLENNLDQLTKVHKQLVRDNADLRCELPKLEKRLRSTAERVKALETALRDAKEGAMMDRRRYQQEVDRIKDAMRAKSALRRPHAAQIAKPVRPKQMPVCSPTNPFYTYIRATEQANTYSNALFQGNVTQPSAASSNCIPNSVQSNTVSTALGYRAGRYTGDILESFPLNIDNAGNSISETRDINDNRSDVHCGSEVDDSNRHYIIQQETAAS
- the kif5aa gene encoding kinesin family member 5Aa isoform X4; the protein is MADIPAECNIKVLCRFRPLNQSEILRGDQFIPKFQSDDTVVVGGKSYVFDRVFPTNTTQEQVYNTCAKQIVKDVLGGYNGTIFAYGQTSSGKTHTMEGKLHDPHQMGIIPRIAEDIFNHIFAMDENLEFHIKVSYFEIYMDKIRDLLDVTKTNLSVHEDKNRVPYVKGCTERFVSSPDEVMDVIDEGKAARHVAVTNMNEHSSRSHSIFLINIKQEHVETEQKLCGKLYLVDLAGSEKVSKTGAAGAVLDEAKNINKSLSALGNVISALAEGTKSHVPYRDSKMTRILQDSLGGNCRTTMFICCSPSSYNDAETKSTLMFGQRAKTIRNTASINLELTAEQWKRKYEKEKEKNKTLKETVQKLEIELNRWRNGEEVPETEQTTADVVTRFETVEERPILDNDTSSIVVRISEEERQKYEEEIRKLYKQLDDKDDEINLQCQLVEKLKQQMLDQDELLASSKGDGDKVQAELGRLQVESDCAKAEVKEVLQALEELAINYDQKSQEVEEKGLQNQLLADQLSQKMASLMELEAELSRMQEVSGQQRKRIADVLNGLMRDLSEFSTIVGNGEIKLPVEISGAIEEEFTVARLYISKIKSEVKSMVKRCRQLENMQLECHRKMEETGRELSSCQLLISQHEAKIRSLTEYMQSVEQKKRLLEESHDSLSEELAKLQDQDNSLLEEKDGEKGETEDGNVKKVSRQQESHRGLHHKQLARLRDEINEKQRIIDELTDRNSKLELELAHVRADFERLKSQDNTKSERLEELSFLHERHEQTKQDLKGLEETVARELQTLHNLRKLFVQDLTSRVKKSSEMEPDDSGGSCTQKQKISFLENNLDQLTKVHKQIPIFPPCVISHPSLCLSPFQLVRDNADLRCELPKLEKRLRSTAERVKALETALRDAKEGAMMDRRRYQQEVDRIKDAMRAKSALRRPHAAQIAKPVRPKQMPVCSPTNPFYTYIRATEQANTYSNALFQGNVTQPSAASSNCIPNSVQSNTVSTALGYRAGRYTGDILESFPLNIDNGNSISETRDINDNSDVHCGSEVDDSNRHYIIQQETAAS
- the kif5aa gene encoding kinesin family member 5Aa isoform X6, which gives rise to MADIPAECNIKVLCRFRPLNQSEILRGDQFIPKFQSDDTVVVGGKSYVFDRVFPTNTTQEQVYNTCAKQIVKDVLGGYNGTIFAYGQTSSGKTHTMEGKLHDPHQMGIIPRIAEDIFNHIFAMDENLEFHIKVSYFEIYMDKIRDLLDVTKTNLSVHEDKNRVPYVKGCTERFVSSPDEVMDVIDEGKAARHVAVTNMNEHSSRSHSIFLINIKQEHVETEQKLCGKLYLVDLAGSEKVSKTGAAGAVLDEAKNINKSLSALGNVISALAEGTKSHVPYRDSKMTRILQDSLGGNCRTTMFICCSPSSYNDAETKSTLMFGQRAKTIRNTASINLELTAEQWKRKYEKEKEKNKTLKETVQKLEIELNRWRNGEEVPETEQTTADVVTRFETVEERPILDNDTSSIVVRISEEERQKYEEEIRKLYKQLDDKDDEINLQCQLVEKLKQQMLDQDELLASSKGDGDKVQAELGRLQVESDCAKAEVKEVLQALEELAINYDQKSQEVEEKGLQNQLLADQLSQKMASLMELEAELSRMQEVSGQQRKRIADVLNGLMRDLSEFSTIVGNGEIKLPVEISGAIEEEFTVARLYISKIKSEVKSMVKRCRQLENMQLECHRKMEETGRELSSCQLLISQHEAKIRSLTEYMQSVEQKKRLLEESHDSLSEELAKLQDQDNSLLEEKDGEKGETEDGNVKKVSRQQESHRGLHHKQLARLRDEINEKQRIIDELTDRNSKLELELAHVRADFERLKSQDNTKSERLEELSFLHERHEQTKQDLKGLEETVARELQTLHNLRKLFVQDLTSRVKKSSEMEPDDSGGSCTQKQKISFLENNLDQLTKVHKQLVRDNADLRCELPKLEKRLRSTAERVKALETALRDAKEGAMMDRRRYQQEVDRIKDAMRAKSALRRPHAAQIAKPVRPKQMPVCSPTNPFYTYIRATEQANTYSNALFQGNVTQPSAASSNCIPNSVQSNTVSTALGYRAGRYTGDILESFPLNIDNGNSISETRDINDNRSDVHCGSEVDDSNRHYIIQQETAAS
- the kif5aa gene encoding kinesin family member 5Aa isoform X1, with the protein product MADIPAECNIKVLCRFRPLNQSEILRGDQFIPKFQSDDTVVVGGKSYVFDRVFPTNTTQEQVYNTCAKQIVKDVLGGYNGTIFAYGQTSSGKTHTMEGKLHDPHQMGIIPRIAEDIFNHIFAMDENLEFHIKVSYFEIYMDKIRDLLDVTKTNLSVHEDKNRVPYVKGCTERFVSSPDEVMDVIDEGKAARHVAVTNMNEHSSRSHSIFLINIKQEHVETEQKLCGKLYLVDLAGSEKVSKTGAAGAVLDEAKNINKSLSALGNVISALAEGTKSHVPYRDSKMTRILQDSLGGNCRTTMFICCSPSSYNDAETKSTLMFGQRAKTIRNTASINLELTAEQWKRKYEKEKEKNKTLKETVQKLEIELNRWRNGEEVPETEQTTADVVTRFETVEERPILDNDTSSIVVRISEEERQKYEEEIRKLYKQLDDKDDEINLQCQLVEKLKQQMLDQDELLASSKGDGDKVQAELGRLQVESDCAKAEVKEVLQALEELAINYDQKSQEVEEKGLQNQLLADQLSQKMASLMELEAELSRMQEVSGQQRKRIADVLNGLMRDLSEFSTIVGNGEIKLPVEISGAIEEEFTVARLYISKIKSEVKSMVKRCRQLENMQLECHRKMEETGRELSSCQLLISQHEAKIRSLTEYMQSVEQKKRLLEESHDSLSEELAKLQDQDNSLLEEKDGEKGETEDGNVKKVSRQQESHRGLHHKQLARLRDEINEKQRIIDELTDRNSKLELELAHVRADFERLKSQDNTKSERLEELSFLHERHEQTKQDLKGLEETVARELQTLHNLRKLFVQDLTSRVKKSSEMEPDDSGGSCTQKQKISFLENNLDQLTKVHKQIPIFPPCVISHPSLCLSPFQLVRDNADLRCELPKLEKRLRSTAERVKALETALRDAKEGAMMDRRRYQQEVDRIKDAMRAKSALRRPHAAQIAKPVRPKQMPVCSPTNPFYTYIRATEQANTYSNALFQGNVTQPSAASSNCIPNSVQSNTVSTALGYRAGRYTGDILESFPLNIDNAGNSISETRDINDNRSDVHCGSEVDDSNRHYIIQQETAAS
- the kif5aa gene encoding kinesin family member 5Aa isoform X2, whose translation is MADIPAECNIKVLCRFRPLNQSEILRGDQFIPKFQSDDTVVVGGKSYVFDRVFPTNTTQEQVYNTCAKQIVKDVLGGYNGTIFAYGQTSSGKTHTMEGKLHDPHQMGIIPRIAEDIFNHIFAMDENLEFHIKVSYFEIYMDKIRDLLDVTKTNLSVHEDKNRVPYVKGCTERFVSSPDEVMDVIDEGKAARHVAVTNMNEHSSRSHSIFLINIKQEHVETEQKLCGKLYLVDLAGSEKVSKTGAAGAVLDEAKNINKSLSALGNVISALAEGTKSHVPYRDSKMTRILQDSLGGNCRTTMFICCSPSSYNDAETKSTLMFGQRAKTIRNTASINLELTAEQWKRKYEKEKEKNKTLKETVQKLEIELNRWRNGEEVPETEQTTADVVTRFETVEERPILDNDTSSIVVRISEEERQKYEEEIRKLYKQLDDKDDEINLQCQLVEKLKQQMLDQDELLASSKGDGDKVQAELGRLQVESDCAKAEVKEVLQALEELAINYDQKSQEVEEKGLQNQLLADQLSQKMASLMELEAELSRMQEVSGQQRKRIADVLNGLMRDLSEFSTIVGNGEIKLPVEISGAIEEEFTVARLYISKIKSEVKSMVKRCRQLENMQLECHRKMEETGRELSSCQLLISQHEAKIRSLTEYMQSVEQKKRLLEESHDSLSEELAKLQDQDNSLLEEKDGEKGETEDGNVKKVSRQQESHRGLHHKQLARLRDEINEKQRIIDELTDRNSKLELELAHVRADFERLKSQDNTKSERLEELSFLHERHEQTKQDLKGLEETVARELQTLHNLRKLFVQDLTSRVKKSSEMEPDDSGGSCTQKQKISFLENNLDQLTKVHKQIPIFPPCVISHPSLCLSPFQLVRDNADLRCELPKLEKRLRSTAERVKALETALRDAKEGAMMDRRRYQQEVDRIKDAMRAKSALRRPHAAQIAKPVRPKQMPVCSPTNPFYTYIRATEQANTYSNALFQGNVTQPSAASSNCIPNSVQSNTVSTALGYRAGRYTGDILESFPLNIDNGNSISETRDINDNRSDVHCGSEVDDSNRHYIIQQETAAS